One stretch of Mobula birostris isolate sMobBir1 chromosome 23, sMobBir1.hap1, whole genome shotgun sequence DNA includes these proteins:
- the LOC140186727 gene encoding transcriptional regulator QRICH1-like isoform X2, with amino-acid sequence MNHSLENSIPYDEYLRMKARTMPQHRMKEFLDSVNGKGSEEIQQFVQTPVTMYQQRGHYIYMDSADVAGSLLELSRPISSPVQQHTAQGSPIGQQQMQSHSVQAQQPHQLEIQTDHQTLQAKQMQAQLHSQTTSEEPQSGGRVINSLAQERRPSSSGVPQPVKKRKVDLPVEESYTMSQPPGQNTVTTVLTLPSQVQQQGYVPIRQELLTVDSSQLYSVVPATTSTSGPLTNAESWTIYTTPAPGSEGQTVLQTTIPHDDCNLVQIDEIPMNVTGIKIEEDKDKSLDAGKCQQDKMIHPSVTTAFSTQFVSANGNLPIPVTMQAGGRTYQSLKYWDPQVQTQAIHTQSTEHPIEIQPDLMLPDSLKPEEGASVWQNWAQIKNAEIMKEAESKPPLPGRRQPMKFREDALCATLVELNYGLCLMTKEARDPDGAPYEADLLYYFFLCIQKHMFENGRIDNIFADIYYSKFTEKLHEVLKEWHPKISLLGYVIPSRITEEMLWDCKQLGAHSPATLLYTLMYFNTKYFMLKTVEQHSKLAFSKVLKQMKKNPGNSKDKCSSIRYLRLYGQLQAGQKVTEDMYVEQLENSENPLRCPIKLYDFYLFKCPQSAKGRNDAFYLNAEPVVAPNSPIWYSTQPVSNEAMEQMLTRILMIREVQEACANTHLPPFQ; translated from the exons ATGAATCATTCATTGGAGAATTCAATTCCCTATGACGAATATTTAAGAATGAAAGCACGGACAATGCCACAGCATCGTATGAAAGAATTTTTGGATTCGGTGAATGGGAAAGgatctgaagaaattcaacaattTGTTCAAACTCCTGTTACAATGTACCAACAAAGAGGACACTACATATACATGGACAGTGCTGATGTTGCTGGATCTTTACTCGAGTTATCTAGACCTATTAGTTCTCCAGTTCAACAACACACAGCCCAGGGTTCGCCAATAGGACAACAGCAGATGCAGTCTCATTCTGTACAGGCTCAGCAACCACACCAGTTGGAAATTCAAACGGATCACCAGACCCTGCAAGCAAAGCAGATGCAAGCTCAGTTGCATTCGCAAACTACTTCTGAGGAGCCACAATCTGGTGGTAGGGTCATCAACTCCTTAGCACAAGAACGAAGACCCAGCTCTTCAGGTGTTCCTCAACCAGTAAAAAAAAGGAAAGTTGATTTACCAGTTGAAGAAAGCTACACTATGAGTCAGCCTCCGGGACAAAATACAGTGACCACTGTGCTTACTTTGCCTTCTCAGGTACAACAGCAAGGCTATGTTCCTATTCGCCAGGAGCTGCTTACTGTGGACAGCAGTCAGTTATATAGTGTTGTTCCAGCTACCACCTCAACTTCTGGCCCATTAACCAATGCAGAATCCTGGACTATATATACAACTCCTGCACCTGGCTCTGAAGGTCAAACAGTACTCCAAACCACAATCCCTCATGATGACTGTAATCTAGTCCAAATTGATGAAATCCCAATGAATGTGACTGGAATCAAAATAGAAGAGGACAAAGACAAGTCTCTGGATGCAGGGAAATGCCAGCAAGACAAAATGATACATCCATCCGTGACAACTGCATTCTCAACACAATTTGTGAGTGCAAATGGAAATCTTCCTATTCCTGTTACGATGCAGGCTGGTgggagaacctatcaatctctgaaaTACTGGGATCCACAAGTACAG ACTCAAGCGATTCATACCCAGTCGACGGAGCACCCCATTGAAATCCAGCCAGATTTAATGCTGCCTGACTCTCTGAAGCCAGAAGAAGGAGCCAGTGTGTGGCAGAACTGGGCTCAAATTAAGAATGCAGAAATAATGAAAGAGGCTGAAAGTAAACCACCTTTGCCAGGAA GACGCCAACCAATGAAATTTAGAGAAGATGCTCTTTGTGCAACATTAGTTGAACTCAATTATGGACTCTGTTTAATGACCAAAGAAGCAAGAGATCCAGATGGTGCTCCCTATGAGGCAGATCTGctgtattatttctttctttgtatTCAGAAG CATATGTTTGAAAATGGAAGAATAGATAATATTTTTGCCGATATCTATTATTCTAAATTTACTGAAAAGTTACATGAAGTCCTTAAAGAATGGCATCCTAAAATAAGTTTGCTTG GTTACGTTATTCCTAGTCGTATTACTGAGGAGATGCTATGGGATTGTAAGCAATTGGGAGCACATTCTCCAGCTACTCTTTTGTACACGTTGATGTATTTCAATACCAA GTATTTTATGCTGAAAACAGTTgaacaacactccaaattagctTTCTCAAAAGTATTGAAGCAGATGAAGAAGAATCCTGGCAATTCAAAGGATAAGTGCTCTAGTATACGATACCTGCGATTATATGGACAGCTTCAAGCTGGACAGAAAG ttACAGAAGATATGTATGTTGAGCAACTTGAAAATTCTGAGAATCCCTTGAGGTGCCCCATTAAACTCTATGACTTCTACCTCTTTAAATG